The following proteins come from a genomic window of Corynebacterium sp. P4-C1:
- a CDS encoding putative toxin-antitoxin system toxin component, PIN family → MSNFTVVYDANVLYPSILRDVLIRLASGGNFHARWTDMILDEVFSNLSKNRPDLDTTKLSRTRRLMCEAIDDCLVTGYEELIPALYLPDPDDNHVLAAAIRCGAQVIVTENKRDFPQPELAKYDIEVRTADEFLCDQIDLYGSSVHQAITYATAAFTNPPRTVDDVLDALAKAGAPEAAELLRR, encoded by the coding sequence ATGAGCAATTTCACGGTGGTCTACGACGCTAATGTCCTCTACCCCAGCATCCTCCGTGATGTCCTCATCCGACTAGCAAGTGGCGGGAATTTCCACGCGCGCTGGACCGACATGATCCTGGATGAAGTTTTCTCCAACCTGAGTAAGAACCGACCCGATCTAGATACGACAAAACTCAGCAGGACAAGACGCCTGATGTGCGAAGCGATTGACGACTGTCTAGTGACTGGGTACGAAGAGTTAATTCCAGCGCTCTACCTTCCTGACCCGGACGACAACCACGTCCTAGCCGCAGCCATTCGCTGCGGAGCTCAGGTCATTGTCACCGAGAACAAGCGCGATTTCCCCCAGCCTGAATTAGCCAAGTATGACATCGAGGTTCGCACAGCCGATGAGTTCCTCTGCGACCAAATCGACCTCTACGGTTCAAGCGTGCACCAAGCGATTACCTATGCGACGGCAGCTTTCACCAACCCGCCGAGAACCGTTGATGATGTGCTTGATGCTCTAGCTAAAGCGGGAGCACCTGAGGCGGCAGAACTCCTGCGCCGCTAG
- a CDS encoding helix-turn-helix domain-containing protein: MTNVQDNSTTQTRATARHALRKLNSALAQRTDSTKGIDVAVEGSGEVIRLSQDVAGLLRDILANTAAGRSVSVIPTSAELTTQQAADLLNVSRPHVIKLMDDGVLEGHKVGTHRRLYASDVQAYKHQRDIKQRAAADELTALTDHLGLYE, encoded by the coding sequence ATGACGAACGTGCAGGACAACAGCACTACACAGACCAGAGCAACCGCTCGTCACGCGCTTCGGAAATTGAATAGCGCGCTCGCACAACGCACGGACTCTACAAAAGGCATCGATGTCGCGGTAGAGGGTTCAGGCGAGGTGATCCGCCTGTCTCAAGATGTCGCTGGCCTGCTCCGCGACATCTTGGCTAACACCGCTGCAGGACGATCGGTGAGCGTAATCCCCACGAGCGCAGAACTAACCACCCAGCAGGCCGCAGATCTCCTGAACGTCTCCAGGCCACATGTGATCAAGCTGATGGACGATGGCGTCTTAGAGGGACACAAGGTGGGAACTCACCGCAGGTTGTATGCCTCTGATGTGCAGGCATACAAGCATCAACGAGACATCAAACAACGCGCTGCCGCTGATGAGCTGACGGCCCTGACCGATCACTTAGGGCTGTATGAATGA
- a CDS encoding MFS transporter, whose protein sequence is MISRDRRMRKKPANPNRWPFFIVVSLGLLMVALDNSILYTALPALDEQLGATASQSLWIINAYPLVITGLLLGSGSLGDRVGHRRMFMVGLVIFGIASLAAAFSPTVLSLVIARGVLGAGAATMLPATLALINQIFPHERERNLAMSIWVSAAVLGAALGPVVGGALLHFFWWGSVFLINVPVVVLALVCTLLIGPRNRPNPDKHWDLISSVFALFTLSGMTLTIEEAARLDTHMPVLIGAAVVMVFGAVMFARRQKKLDDPLLTFDIFKNPVFTGGAVSAAGAMFVLVGLEMTSTPRLQLVDGFSPFHAGLAIGVIGFAALPFTIAGGALLHRIGFQTIVSGGFAACIAGALICWWGSAIDNFPVFLAGGILLGAGANFAMSVSSTAIIGAAPPERAGMAGGVEEVSYEFGTLITVAVSGSMLTSLMLSFLPPELADKGMSAIYDPATHDAAAPAYAHAHELTLAFLAVTAVGFCAVTAWCFRGNPKSPSA, encoded by the coding sequence GTGATTTCCCGAGACCGTCGCATGCGCAAGAAACCGGCCAACCCGAACCGTTGGCCATTTTTCATTGTCGTGTCGCTCGGCCTGTTGATGGTCGCGCTGGATAACTCGATTCTCTACACCGCGCTTCCCGCCCTGGATGAGCAGCTCGGCGCGACGGCATCCCAGTCGTTGTGGATCATCAACGCCTACCCGCTGGTGATCACGGGCCTTCTCCTAGGGTCCGGCTCGCTCGGCGACCGCGTCGGTCACCGCCGCATGTTCATGGTCGGGCTCGTGATTTTCGGTATCGCGTCTCTTGCCGCGGCATTCTCCCCCACTGTGTTGTCGCTCGTGATCGCGCGCGGTGTTCTCGGTGCTGGTGCGGCGACGATGCTTCCCGCCACGCTTGCCCTGATCAACCAGATTTTTCCGCACGAGCGCGAACGCAACCTCGCGATGAGCATCTGGGTTTCCGCTGCGGTCCTGGGTGCCGCGCTCGGCCCTGTGGTGGGCGGTGCACTGTTGCACTTCTTCTGGTGGGGCTCGGTCTTCCTGATCAATGTTCCGGTCGTTGTGTTGGCCCTCGTGTGCACGCTGCTGATCGGCCCGCGCAACAGGCCGAACCCGGACAAGCACTGGGACCTTATTTCCTCAGTATTCGCATTGTTCACCTTGTCGGGGATGACGCTGACGATCGAGGAAGCCGCTCGCCTCGACACCCACATGCCGGTTCTTATCGGTGCCGCTGTGGTCATGGTCTTCGGCGCCGTCATGTTCGCTCGCCGCCAGAAGAAGCTCGACGACCCGCTTTTGACTTTCGACATCTTCAAAAACCCGGTCTTCACCGGCGGCGCGGTCTCGGCTGCCGGCGCCATGTTCGTGTTAGTGGGCTTAGAGATGACCTCGACGCCGCGCCTACAGCTTGTCGACGGCTTCTCGCCCTTCCACGCCGGCCTTGCCATCGGCGTGATCGGCTTCGCGGCGTTGCCGTTCACGATCGCCGGCGGCGCGCTGCTGCACCGCATCGGTTTTCAGACCATCGTGTCCGGCGGCTTCGCCGCATGCATCGCCGGCGCGCTTATTTGCTGGTGGGGTTCCGCAATCGATAACTTCCCCGTGTTCCTCGCCGGCGGCATTCTCCTCGGTGCCGGAGCGAACTTCGCAATGTCGGTCTCCTCCACCGCCATCATTGGCGCCGCTCCCCCGGAACGCGCCGGCATGGCCGGCGGCGTGGAGGAGGTGTCCTACGAATTCGGCACCCTCATCACCGTCGCCGTCTCCGGCTCAATGCTGACCTCGCTGATGCTGTCATTCCTTCCGCCGGAGCTAGCCGACAAGGGCATGAGCGCAATTTACGATCCCGCCACCCACGATGCCGCCGCCCCGGCCTACGCCCATGCCCACGAGCTGACCCTCGCCTTCCTCGCCGTAACCGCCGTTGGCTTCTGCGCGGTCACCGCGTGGTGCTTCCGCGGGAACCCGAAATCCCCGAGCGCATAG
- a CDS encoding copper resistance protein CopC, translating into MARTMNSATTRTLIAGTAAAMLAVGTAPAAFAHDSVISARPGIDETVSEFPTELVLEFSAQPKEDFNTVALSRVSDNEVLFSGEPEVDDREVFIDVPDDVDAQPGEYRIGYQITSSDGHATKGTTSFTFQPAEAAGESTAPGSESAQGEQGAGEADATSESEEAQEESGSGYTWLWLLLGALLLGGVVIAALSRRQRNDDATQRVRDMDELDGEAETK; encoded by the coding sequence ATGGCACGCACCATGAATTCCGCCACTACCCGGACTCTGATCGCGGGCACCGCCGCAGCGATGCTCGCGGTCGGCACAGCACCAGCGGCTTTTGCACACGATTCAGTGATCTCCGCGCGTCCGGGCATCGACGAGACTGTGTCGGAATTCCCGACGGAGCTCGTGCTGGAATTCTCCGCGCAGCCGAAGGAAGACTTCAACACCGTGGCGCTGTCTCGTGTTTCCGATAACGAAGTCTTGTTCAGCGGCGAGCCCGAAGTCGATGACCGCGAGGTATTCATTGACGTCCCGGACGACGTGGACGCACAGCCGGGCGAGTACCGCATCGGCTACCAGATCACCTCCTCCGACGGGCACGCCACCAAGGGCACCACCAGCTTCACCTTCCAGCCCGCCGAAGCAGCCGGGGAGTCCACCGCGCCGGGCAGCGAGTCCGCGCAGGGCGAGCAGGGGGCAGGGGAGGCAGATGCGACGTCGGAGAGCGAGGAAGCGCAAGAGGAATCCGGCTCGGGCTACACCTGGCTTTGGCTGCTGCTCGGTGCGCTGCTACTCGGCGGAGTGGTCATCGCCGCACTGAGCCGCCGCCAGCGCAACGACGACGCGACCCAGCGGGTCCGCGACATGGACGAGCTCGATGGTGAGGCGGAGACCAAGTAA
- the thrS gene encoding threonine--tRNA ligase produces the protein MSSGIAPTAVNHEPFEVPAGTAVGAAMRELELPNKGEDAIVCVQDAEGNPKDLSHVPEETASFMPVAANTELGRSVIRHSCAHVLAQAVQEEFPDAKLGIGPAINDGFYYDFDVAEPFTPEDLKTLEKRMKKIIKQGQKFVRGVYASPEEAAEDLKGEPYKLELIQDKGSVDPNSDEATEVGAGDLTHYDNVNPRTNEVVWHDLCRGPHVPTTKYIPAFALTRSSAAYWRGDQANAGLQRIYGTAWESKEKLEEYQHMIEEAEKRDHRRLGSEMDLFSFPDAVGSGLPVFHPDGGIVRMEMENHSRKRHIQAGYSFVNTPHVTKGDLFKQSGHLDWYADGMFPPMQLDGETNDAGEVTKQAQDYYVKPMNCPMHNLIFDSRGRSYRELPLRLFEFGTVYRYEKSGVVHGLTRARGFTQDDAHIYCTEDQLEQELTDVLEFIISLLKDYGLDDFYLELSTKDPEKYIGDDEIWERSTSILQSVAEKSGLELVPDPAGAAFYGPKISVQARDAIGRTWQMSTVQLDFNLPERFDLEYTASDGTKKRPVMIHRALFGSIERFFGVLLEHYAGAFPAWLAPHQVVGIPVADDFAPHLDNLTEQLRARGVRAEVDHSDDRMQKKIRTHTQGKVPFMLLAGARDVEANAVSFRFLDGSQVNGVPVDEAVELIAAWVSDQLNEQPNEVSFEARRG, from the coding sequence ATGTCCAGCGGGATTGCCCCAACTGCAGTGAACCACGAGCCCTTCGAGGTGCCCGCCGGCACAGCCGTCGGTGCGGCAATGCGGGAGCTGGAGCTGCCGAACAAGGGCGAAGACGCCATTGTCTGTGTCCAGGACGCCGAAGGAAACCCGAAGGACCTCTCCCACGTCCCGGAAGAAACCGCGTCGTTCATGCCCGTCGCCGCCAACACGGAGCTGGGCCGCAGCGTCATCCGCCACTCGTGCGCGCACGTTCTCGCGCAGGCGGTCCAGGAGGAATTCCCCGATGCGAAGCTTGGCATCGGCCCCGCGATCAACGACGGTTTCTACTACGACTTCGACGTCGCCGAACCGTTCACCCCTGAGGATCTGAAGACGCTGGAAAAGCGCATGAAGAAGATCATCAAGCAGGGCCAGAAATTCGTCCGCGGTGTCTACGCTTCTCCCGAGGAGGCAGCGGAGGATCTCAAAGGCGAGCCGTACAAGCTCGAACTGATTCAGGACAAGGGGTCCGTCGACCCGAACTCCGACGAAGCCACCGAAGTCGGCGCCGGTGACCTCACCCACTACGACAACGTCAACCCGCGCACCAACGAGGTGGTCTGGCACGACCTGTGCCGCGGCCCGCACGTACCCACCACCAAGTACATTCCGGCTTTCGCCCTGACCCGTTCTTCCGCCGCCTACTGGCGCGGGGACCAGGCCAACGCCGGCCTGCAGCGCATCTACGGCACCGCGTGGGAGTCGAAGGAGAAGCTGGAGGAATACCAGCACATGATCGAGGAAGCCGAGAAGCGCGACCACCGCCGCCTCGGCTCCGAGATGGATTTGTTCTCCTTCCCGGACGCGGTGGGTTCCGGCTTGCCGGTTTTCCACCCGGACGGTGGCATTGTGCGTATGGAGATGGAGAACCACTCCCGCAAGCGTCACATTCAGGCTGGTTACTCCTTCGTGAACACCCCGCACGTGACCAAGGGCGACCTGTTCAAGCAGTCGGGCCACCTCGACTGGTACGCCGACGGCATGTTCCCGCCGATGCAGCTCGACGGCGAGACCAACGATGCCGGCGAAGTGACCAAGCAGGCACAGGACTACTACGTCAAGCCGATGAACTGCCCGATGCACAACCTGATCTTCGACTCCCGCGGGCGCTCTTACCGTGAGCTGCCCCTGCGCCTGTTCGAGTTCGGCACCGTCTACCGCTACGAGAAGTCCGGCGTGGTCCACGGCCTGACCCGCGCCCGCGGCTTCACCCAGGACGACGCGCACATCTACTGCACCGAGGACCAGCTCGAGCAGGAACTCACCGATGTTCTCGAGTTCATCATCTCCCTGCTCAAGGACTACGGCCTGGACGATTTCTACTTGGAGCTGTCCACCAAGGATCCGGAGAAGTACATCGGTGACGACGAGATCTGGGAGCGCTCCACGAGCATCCTCCAGTCCGTGGCAGAGAAGTCCGGGCTGGAACTGGTCCCGGACCCGGCCGGTGCCGCCTTCTACGGCCCGAAGATCTCGGTCCAGGCGCGCGACGCCATCGGCCGCACCTGGCAGATGTCCACCGTGCAGCTGGACTTCAACCTCCCGGAGCGCTTCGACCTCGAATACACCGCGTCCGACGGCACGAAGAAGCGGCCGGTGATGATCCACCGCGCACTCTTCGGTTCCATCGAGCGCTTCTTCGGCGTGCTGCTCGAGCACTACGCCGGCGCCTTCCCCGCGTGGCTGGCACCGCACCAGGTGGTGGGGATTCCGGTGGCAGACGATTTTGCCCCGCACCTGGACAACCTGACTGAGCAGCTGCGTGCCCGCGGGGTCCGCGCGGAGGTCGACCACTCCGACGACCGTATGCAGAAGAAGATCCGCACCCACACCCAGGGGAAGGTGCCGTTCATGCTCCTCGCCGGTGCGCGCGACGTCGAGGCGAACGCGGTGAGCTTCCGCTTCCTGGACGGCAGCCAGGTCAACGGCGTGCCGGTCGACGAAGCTGTGGAGCTCATCGCTGCATGGGTGAGCGACCAGCTCAACGAGCAGCCGAATGAGGTGTCCTTTGAGGCACGCCGCGGATAA